One Citrus sinensis cultivar Valencia sweet orange chromosome 5, DVS_A1.0, whole genome shotgun sequence genomic window, GCACTCCTTAACTCTCCACTAGACAATCATACTGATATGAAAGATCAATGCAAAACAAGCAAAAGGTCCAAACGAATGGCTGAGCAACCTCCCTAACCTGGTGCAATGTCTCTTTCTCATATCCCAGTAGAAAGGGTGGGAAGGACAAACTAGCCTTATTTAAgagttattttatatttccaaCTCTAGTTTAGATTTTAGTAGCTTAGCGTCTtatttcattacttttttaaGCTTGATTGAGTTTTCCCAATGTGTTTTTCTTATTGAGTCTTATTTGGTGATACTTAACAAGTAACTTGTACTTTACTATTTTGATTCGATCCTTGGTCgctatatttttcattttaagtaAGGCTTTGAAGGCAGTCACTAAGAGAATAAATCACACTGTGATATTATAATGCTATCTAAAATGCATggattaaactaaaaaattaagaactcTTTTGTCAAACAAatatatttcacaattaatatCCCAGAAGACAATGAATTCAATGGAAACTGATTATTAACTGTCCAAACCAATTTCTTATCATGTGTAGTATGGAGAAAGGAAATGTAAATTTACCATCATATCTGGCAgaggaatttttattttcgtgAGCATTATTTCACAATTATATGCTCTACGCAACTCAACCTGTCAGAAACAGAAACAaatataaacttgaaacaaattaaataaatatatatctacacacacacacacacaaaagaataattttatagagTTAGTGCTATGATCACAACAATTACAAAGTAGCGACAGCAGGAAAGATGAGAACGGAACAATTATAGAAACAACaacagaaaaatattaataattatgatgatGTCTGTTCAAACAGACCAAATATATATTGTTATCAACTAGATATATCACAAACTATACTCAAAAGATGCCttaagatatatataattagatCAAACTCCACCTGAAAATTCAGCAAGATACACCTAGAAACTTCATATTTGCTGATGTAGAGTAATAAGAGCACTAGTGAGGTCCTATATACAACCAAATCATTAATCTATGGCTATAGCCAGAAATTTATCTCCttttagccttttttttttttaattggagaAAAAGTTAAGTAGTTTGTATATAGaaagaaatttacaaaaggtGAACAAGATTTCCACTAGGCCCAAAAACACCCCAAGAATTTGCAATTAAGAAAGCATctcataaaataaagtttctaTCCTGTGAGGGTTAAACAGTATCAAAAGGCAAAAAGTCAAGAACCTTCCCAAAAGACAAAAGCAACCTAACCTAAAACTCCTTCCCAATTTTGAATTGtatgaagaaaaacaaagtatCTTGAAACTCCATTGAAACTAAGGCCCAAAGAGATGCTAGAAACCAAGCTCTATCCACAGCGAATTGACATCTTCCTCTCTAGAATCCCCAAAAATTCTGTTGTTCGTTTTTAGCTTTTAGACATATTGTTCTTTGCCCCCACCCCAGTTTCACACAAATATTACCGTTTTCGTTGTTATTTTCAAACAGACATGGACTTTCAGATATTAATTTCGCTTTACTGCAGTTTTCTCTAGGAAAGAGGGAGCAAACAGGGGacaaatatatcattttgttATAAAAGAGTTAGTTTCTCTCAGATGCTAAGGGCATAAGAGTGATAAAAATATCTGGGAAAAATTACCAATTGTACTTTCTCAGGTTTATTGATATTAGAACCACGTCGAACTCCAGTTTTGTTAGTGCCACTTCCATCTGAAGCTGCTGAGAACAGACTTTCAAGTTCCGAAATATCTATTTCAGGGGCCCtacacaaaaatttaatcatctTCACTGGAGAAAAGAGATATAACAAGTCTAAACCCAACCCCAAATCACAAGTTTTGATATGAAAATAAGAACAGTGGCAAGCTAAGAAACAAAAAGGGATGTACATAATTCAACAAATGCAGACAGCGGTAAATGGTATCACAAATGAAAACACAATAAGAGTGAAGGTAATGCTTAAATATCAAAGGGCTATCCTATGTTCATTTCCAAAAAATGCCACAAAACATATGAATATCATTCAATAGACAAAACTAATACTCAAGCAGCAAAAGAGGAAACTATATGCTGATTTGATTTAGGGAATAAAACATTTTATCCCAGCAAAACTTCAGTATTCATCAATCAAAACACAGATAGTGTATAGCATCCAACAGAAACCATCATAAAGGTGATGTAGtataaatatacaaattttCATACCTTGAGTGATTTTCCTGTTTCTGAGAATCAGCCCATAGACTCCCTTGCATTGCTCGGGTAACTTTTACCCAATGCAAAGGCTTCAATGAAGCTTTCTTAGGAGCATGACTAACTCCACTGTTTAATCGACCTCTACCATGGCTTGCTGGCCCTGATGTCACTTTTCCCTTTCCAACAGATGGGAGTGGTGGTGGGGGCACACTGGAACTCTTCACTCCAGGTGGTGGGGGAGGGCTTGGCATTACACCACGACTAGGTGGAGAAGGAGCAGTAGGAAGTTTGGGTGCTGGTGGTGGAGGCGGTAGGACTGCACCTGACCGTGCAGGTCCTAAAGGAGGAGGAGGCGGAGGTGGCCTAGGGGCATTAATGGGCTTACAACCTATAGAgggaggaggaggaggtgCCATAGGTATAGAGGTAGAGCACGATTTTGGAAGTGGCGGTGGAGGAGGAGGTACTGCTGGTTGGGAAGTAGGTGCAAGCTGTAGCTTGTTAGTTATCTTACCCAAGGAGGAAGGCggaggtggtggtggtggcggTGGCGGTGGTGGCGGTGGATGAAAAGATGGTTGACTAGATCTAGAGGTAGGAGCGGGGTGTGGCGGGGCTGACAAAAGGGCTTTAGAAGAATTAGGACCCgctggtggtggtggcggcggcggcggtCCTTTGCTGGTTGTTGAAGGCACTATAGAGCTTCTACCAGAGAAACTAGGTGGGGGAGGAGGTGGGGGAGGTGGTGATCCTATACTACTTGTTGAAGGCAGTGAAGAAGAACCTTTACCAGAGAAGCTAGGTGGTGGAGGAGGTGGAGGGGGTGGTGGTCCTATGCTACTTGTTGAAGGCATTGTAGAAGAACCTTTACCATAGAAAGTAGGTGGTGGAGGAGGCGGAGGGGGTGGTGGTACTATACTACTTGTTGAAGGCACCGCAGAAGAATCTTTACCGGAGAAACCAGGCGGAGGGGGCGGAGGTGGAGGAGGTGGTGGTCCTCTACTAGTTTCCGAAGGCAttggagaaaaatctttaCTAGAGAAACATGGTGGTGGGGGAGGTGGAGGGGGTGGTcgaataaaattgttattagtTGAAGAAGGTAGAGGTGGAGGTGGAGGGGGTGGTGAAAGAAAACTGTTATTAGTTGAAGAAGGTAgaggtggaggtggaggaggaggtggtgatggtggtggtgCAGACATTGGCAAAGGAATTACTCTAGATGCTGAAGCTGGAGATGAATGTGGAGGCAGGGGAGGTGTTGGGGCAATAGACTGTGGAGAAGAAGGTGATGGAGGGAAACAAGGTGGATTTCCTTCAGTCAGTACTAATGATTGTTGATGAAGAGATGATAGAACTGTTTCATTAGAAACTTGATCTATAGGTTCTGAAACAAGAATCACATCACGAGGACCTTCATTTTTGGAAAGTGAGGTGACTGAATCACCAGCATTCGACAGCAGTAATTTCTTGGTATCTACCAAAGGCTCAGGGAAAACATCAAACGCTTCATCCAAACTATCACCAGCACTGGatgcattattttcttcttcagaaTCCACGGGTGATGTGTACGAACTTCCTCTATCCTGCATTCTCGTAAATTCTTTCACATCACTGAAGACGGAAAGTTGTTTCAGTAGCCACAAGGCATCACTGTTATCAACCCACTCAACCCCACTGAAAAGTTCTCGAACCCTAGAAAAAGCTTCAATCGGTAATCCACCTTTCTCCTCTCcatttaaaattgaagttgGAGCCCTTGGAGGGGAGATGCTTTCAACATCCCCAAACAAAACCTGTACATTGACGTTCAAATTATTGGACAGATTGATAATatgaaaaagggaaaaagaataaaaagcaGAACCTTTAACATCTGACTAAAGTTTCAGGGTCTATTTAAATCTTCAAAgcagaaaatgaaagaaagaaagaaaggaaaaaagatagTCTTGAAGACTCAATATTGCTTAATTTGTGCGCTCGTAATCATTTGCATTTCCTTTCACCATCTATCCAAGATTTTGAGGGATGGTTTAAACAGATATTCACCTCTGCACGGAAGCCTTTTGGATACCGCTCCTTCGAATCCCAGAGAATATCCAGGTTCTCAGAGTTCAGCATCAGAATGTTGGACCGGATAAATGCTGTGTTAAACATAACTCGAAACATCATAACTTCCCTTTCTGGATCCAAGTCCAAATGCACACACTCCAATACAACATCTCCTTGCACCAAGCATTGTATGTCTATTTTAATCACATCACAGTCGGCCTGCAACAGGAGAGTATTCACGTTATCAccagaaaaagtaaataaattagtaatatCACTAACAGTAAAACATCAAAACTCCCACCTGCCGGTAATGCCGAAGGGTCTTCCTCTTCTTGGACATGGAGAAGATCATTTGTGTTGAAAGCCCACCTTTACTGCGGAAATTCCTACCAAAAATGCGGATAATAGGTCTGCACCCATTTTGAGCATCAAAGTTTGGAATGGCTCGAAGAATAACGCAATCCAAAGAAAGTGCTCGCTCAGGAGGTGGCCACTCAGGAGTAATATTTCTTCTAGCTACATACTGAAGGTAACGCAGCTGAGATGGGAATGGATTCAAAGGGGACAGGAGCTGCAAGAAACCTTTGGGAGCCTCTCGATGAACAATTTCTAGAGTCCTACGCTCTCCACTATGCAACTTTCTGAAAATCAATAAACTAGCTAAAAGAAACGCCAATAGTGGCCAACCTCCTCTCTCGCTATGTAGAAGAATAACATTCTGATGATCCCCAAGCAAAAGCCAATGCTCACAAACTCGAAGAAAATGTTGAATCAAAGACATTGGAAGGAGAGGGCAACCCTCGTACTGCCGTGGATAATCCAGCACAGTAACATCATACTCACATAATATTTCAGCAAATTCACTTTGCTTCTCACCCTCTCGAAAATTAAATGCGAGAAACGCTGAATCAGGAAATTCCTCGTGTAACTCAGTTAGAATTTCATGTAAATATAGTTGATACATTCCATCCGGTACAACTTCAGTTGAAAAACACGAATCAAAAACTGCACATAATGAATAAACCCAAAACCATTGGTATGTAATTAACACTTataacattaaaaagaaaaaaaaagagtagaaactgttcaccaaaagtaaaaaattcacacaaaagaaaaagaaaacgaacCATATACTCTCTCAATGAATTCAAGCAATCCATCAGGAGGCCTTTTGTAAAAGAACCTACTCAGGAGGGACATTTCTGTCAATTTAACAAGAGCAAGAGGAAACTGAGCGTCAAATTGGACCTTCATTGCTAAAATGAGCTcgatatatataattcaaagttttgatttttccaAAACTACAACTATTTCAGCAACCAGAGGCATTGGAAACGAttatgagaaattttaaaattaaaagtttaaaattaaaattaaaatgagaaagagaaaataagaaataagaatatCATTAACTGATAAGTTGGTTTTGAATAAGACGAAACCTGAGAGAGTGAGAGTGGCGGGGGAATGgatttaatattcaaattggGAGTTGTGCAGTGAGGAGAAGTCGATGTGCGGGTGCCACCGCTGCCAGACTCTACTTTTTCAtttgaactttgaatttttaattttgagaaccAAAAAATAAGGAAGACGGAGAGATTTTGATGTAgctgttaattaattttgtctgTTTTTTGGGTTCTTAATGGGCTCAGCACCACTTTTATGAGGCTCTTCTGAGCCCAAGTGTTTGATTTAAGTTTTATGCTCCGAGTCATACTAGATAGCCCgcaattattttctaaacatCCTCATCAAGTGAGTGCCCAAATGTTTTCcacttttaatatttaagtccataatttcaataataccACACCTTTGTATAGTTGGGATGCACAGTTTCTGTCTCAATTGATGTCactttatcaataaaataataccgCACCTATATCGTTGGGATGCACAGTTTATATATCTATTGATGTGTCACTTTATCAATAACTGGTGTTAATATCAGAAATTTGGCTCAACAATCACATAGAAATTACTTGGAGAATAGGCTCATAACTTTTGGCTTCAACAGATTGGAATTTAGAATACTTCAATCTCTAAGATAAGAGAATATTGAAGGGTGCTAAAATTGTTACCAGTAAAAACCCTTAAGCAACTCAAGTTAGAAATCGGAGGTCTTAGCAGTAACAActtaaaagaaagagaataaagaGAGAGGAGGAGCTCTAATATGCTTAATGCTTGAAAACTTGACTTTTTTACCTTGTAAGGAAAAGTCCCCTTAAATAAATGTGACTTACAGAGTCCATGTTGTATTTGAAGTGTTCAATAATGTGTCGCATAGCTGAGGACGATGACAAGTTCTCCTCGTAGTTGAGTTTCATAATTATCATTCTATTTGGTTTTATCTTAATCACAAAAGATGATTTACCCAATTTGAGCCATTTATTAATGTGTTGGGGCTGGTTAAATTAAGGTACAATAATCTATCTATTCAGATTATTGATGAACTTTATTATCTAGTATCAATGTGCCAATTTTGTAACCCTGTGGATGAACAAAATATTAGATGTCACACATTATTAAAGATAAGAGTATAGGTTTGTTTGGGAGTACTACGACGCAGTTGCGCTGCCAGCTTGGCAAACAATCCAAAAGCATTTGTACCGTACGAAAAGAAATGGAGTAGCTTGCAGCCCGATGCTCCCCAATGGACCTTAAACATCCCAACTTCTAAATGCAAtaccatttttcatttaaaattttcatgtatCATATTCCTCCActtatctttctttctttcctcaCAATCTCACCAAACAATCTCTTCATTCTCGATAAACTTTTGGTTATAAACATTTTGGTTATAAACATTTTGGATCACCAATCTAACGAAACTCACAAAGCAAGCACAACCATAAGGAGGGAAAAATTCAACATTTTCCAAGTGtaattaacaaaagaaatatactataagaaatagaaaacacaaaaaaaagaaagaaaattgtagATAAATGATTTGATATAAGgtcttaaaaaataactcagcttaaattagatttttaacTAAACCCATGTTAGATTTATCTCTgtaatatctttttttattttacatttaaaaaaaaaagttgaaaactaTTGATATTGATATTGTGGATTTCACATTTGGAGATATTGgaggaagaaaacaaaacccaaattATATAGATGTGAAGGAAAAGCGGGCGTAGGGCCGTCGACAGAAAAATCTCTTGGGAATGGAAAAGTcttcattatttgttttaacttaTCTTGCCTGGGAGGAATCTCCGCGAAATAGGAAAGTGGGCTTTGGTTTGCTGGTATCTTTATCTTTGTTCCTCTAGtattgttttaaatgtttttttttcttttaatttacttacttgaaagaaaaaaggggccaaaaaaaaaaaaacctgtgCTGCTTGCTGCTACTATTCAAGAGATAGTGACAAATGAGAagtaatagtttttttttggacTAGTGAGCAGTGCGGCTCGTGATGGTTACAAAAGCTTAAAAAGGTTCATCATTTTCtggaaaaaggaagaagatggGCAATCATTTCTGCATAAAGGGCGTCAAATTTTCactctcttttctttgtcGATGGGTCTGTGCTCTCTAGTCTTCCTATTATATATAGGGTTTGCCCACCTTATGTTTATCTTAAGGTACAATTCTCTCAAACACAGCTAAGAAGTGAGTCTTAGTGGGACTCATTGCTATAGAGAGGGTTATACGGATGATTATCCTAGTGAAATTCATAATTCTATATGATGGATATGAACATATCCATATGGATATctatgaatatttaatttttattatataaaaataaaacaaaaaaatatgaaaaaataatcataatataaatatttaaatcaatattagattctaatattaaattgaaaataataaacatcccaaataacaaatattaaaattatgaattcacaagaagaaattataatctattacaaattaattttaaataaaatacaaaaagtgTGTTCTTCTAATAAGCCTTGTATATGACTTACAAGCTTTCAGTCTCCAACCTGACCATCATAATaaatctacaaattaaaacaatgcattaaagaaataaaataaataaacactatTATAAATATGGTTGTATCTCCTctttatcatcattatcagTCACTTCTCtattcatttcttcttcattcaCACTATTATCTTTACGAATTCCAcctttgtttaaataaaaaaaaaggacattgatgaaataaaatagaataaatattatcaaaattaaataaagcatAGAAGTAAGATGAGTTTGGAAGCTTTCAATTCAACCTATATTCATTTTGAGTACACATTAAGAGCTCCAATGTGCGTAGATATTTAGAAGCTACTAAGATATCTTAAATAAGAAGAATAAGCTAAAATACCAAAGAGGAGGGAGCGGAGTTGTGAATAAAATGATGTCAATAACCTGCAAGCAAGCGATGATGTACGATATCAATGGATGGGGAGGGATGATTGACAGATCGATATTAGTAACCGATGAACAATGAGCAGTTAGTATGTGAAGTGAAGAGAGATAATCTAGAATTtggtaaattgaaattataaaagaagaaatgacATGCGGGTAAATGGATATTGTgccaaatataattttttaccatattcatggctaaatttttttgaatagaTATTATTTAGTCTAATTTGATTGGACATATTATTATCCAACTTAGACAAACCAATTTACCATCcctatatataataaattgatagCTATAATCACGAGGTCGAGAGGGGTTAGCTGCACAACCGCTTCCATGTCTCTTTTGTATGTTCTTGTGTTTTAAAAGTTAAGATCAATTCACTCTCCACTAGGAGAGAGCCACTGacaaacaataaattcttcaCATGTACACTCaactcaatttattttgagCGAACAATTGGGTGGAGCTCTGCTTTATTACACGTGCATCATTACTAGAGGGTACTTCTTCCGAAGGTATCGTATCCCAACGCCtattgatttttccttttaagtcTTCAGTGATTTGTCTAATTGTTTACGGTAATAAGTTTTCAATAATTCGACCTTGATGTATtgtgcaaaaaaaataattacttaaGAGAGTGTATATCCGCATTGcatcatattatttatatgagatattattattttattatctaattttttatatatattattttattattaaatatttttgataattatttttcttatataatgttttaatttttattattttatcactcAATTGTTGAATCTGACCAAATTTTTAATCGAaattatagtaaaaatatattttattcctAAATTGTGTAAGTGTAATTTAatcttctaaattaaaaaaatacaaaatcaattacataaaaaaacacttttatcaattaattattttgtataactaaaataattaattgataaaattataaatattataactctttgaaattcttaaaatactaaaattcttaaaacATCACTATAACattagtaatttttaatttattaatagagGTAATGGTttggtggtaaaatgataaaaaattgaaatattaaatggataaaataattataaaaatattttagtgataaaataatatgttaaaaaatattaagtaataaaataataatatctttatcaatatcatattattttattacaaatttatatcTTAAATTAAGATGAGTCGATGTGCAAAATATTAACTATCAATAAAACAATGTATAtacaaaaaaaacttataactaatatttaagattataaatatttttggcaCCGGGCCAACGGGAACGGAAGTGACAATCAGTGAATCTGTGAATGTTGTTGGAGGtacaataaatagaaataaattttcgTATCTCATTGACAGACATGCCCGTTcactgtttaatttttataacaagttcctttgttttttgtttttttttttaatttttatttgaaagtcTCTcgctttaataataataataataataataataataataataatgacactGTGTCTCCACTGGCCCCAACCTGCAACcatacaaaacaaaaccaaacccaACTTTCACTCGCCTTAATCTCCAAACCAGacttacaaaaataaaataaaataaaataaactcacTCACTCTCTTATGGCggcagaagaagaagaagaagcaaagcAGCTTCAGCAGCTTCTTAGGTTGTACATAGGAATGAGCTTCTCATTGTTCCTAGCGTCGCTTCCGAAGAACTCATCACAGGCGAAGGAGGAGCTGAAGGCGAGGCTGAGGGCGGCGGAGGAGCAGCTGAAGCAAATGAAGTCGAGGAGGAAAGAGGACTCGAAGGCTAACGCGAGGGTGGTGGAGATCTTCGCGAGCCACAGGAACGCGTGGCAGGCGGAGGAGAAGCGGCTGCTCCAGCAGATCGATGCGGCGACGGAGGAGATGGCGAGCTTGAGATCGAAGATTGAGGAATTGGAGAGGGAGAAGCTGGAGTCTGATAAGAGAGTCCAAGAATTGGAAGATATGATCGGGTTTATGTCAAGGAGAGGCTGCGAGTTTGAGGtggagcagcagcagcagcagcagcagcattaTCATCAGCAtcaggaggaggaggaggaggaatTCGGTGTGTGCGAGAGTAGAGAGTGTTATGGTGGTGCTAATGATGGGCAAATCGGTAATTTCGGTTTTAGTTCCGAGTTTTTGGCCTCCGCTTCTAAGTTTTGGACTGAGCGTGCTAGTAGTATCTGGCAGGTTTGAATTTTCTTCCtccttgtttttttgttttgttttgttaaaaagtattaattttaattcttgggaaatatgagaaaataaatagacAAGGAAtcactttgattttttaaacttcagaatttagaataattaattaagctaaaTTTTGTGCATGACGCTGTGaggaaaatgattttgagagTAATTATATCCTGAATCCTAAATCTAGCTATTCATTATCTCTTCCGGTCCTCGGAGTTGAGAATGTCCGtgatgaaaagtatttaaatttctttatttgtttgaagttcaattttcaaataattttagaagTGTTTGTTGTGAGTGCATCCAAGAATTCCTTATTTGTGATATGTTCGAGTTTGCATTTTGTCCTTTCCATGTGAGTGAAAAGGATATGTTTATATACTTGACTAAACTGCCAACTCAAAATTTGCTGCCAATTGCTTGTTGCTAGTTAAAGCTTCATCATTGAATGGACCACGCTTATCCATGGCTTGATGGCAAGGAGTCTATCCTTTTATAATTGGTGATTATGTGATCAAGTTGTTGATATGGGAGGACCACAGGAGAGTGAACATCGTATAACAACCATATCAAATTCTTTAGGAAGTAGTAATATCTATCTTttgattcaaattaaaaacctTAACAAACTAGGCTTCAATAATATTGCATCCTTGGTAAAATACAAAGGTATTGTGTTCCTAAATATGTTGTAGTGGTAATGGGAATGTTAGTTAACCGCGTCTATTACTCTAATCTCTTTAATCGGTTGGCAACCTATGAGCTGTTATAAAGTATTGTtgttaaatactttaattgtttttttctcttctttctttggtCTGCAATTGGCAATTactgtttgtttgtttttattttttattttttttaccctcCTCTGAGGGTGTATGAAACATTGCATCTTTGAGAATTTAGAATGATCATTGCTGATTTCCATGTTGTAATATACCATTGTTCTTATGCCGCTTGAACTTATCTTCTTGAAGAGTATGAAGGGGCTTGTGGCCTAAAACTTTATTCCCATCTATTAGTGTTTCATTGTTCATGTGGTTTTCGTTTTATCATACTGGCTggttaaaattatcaatttccCATTACGACTTACATTTGGATGCATTAAGTTTATCTTATGAACCCCAACAATGGCATTTAAAATTCCATGACCAGCTGTTCAACCTTTCATGTGcctgttttattttgataaatataatGCTGGCATTCAAGACATGACCGCTTGAGGCTGTGATACCATATTAAGGAAGGATTAAACTAGTGAGCAAGAAaccaacaataatatttaagcTCTAACCAGATAATACGTGGGCACAAAAAGTGAATTGTAATGAGAAATTTAATTTGGCCTGGGCAGTACTAGCAGTCAATTGAGTTGTGCTTTAAGGTGGTTCCCATTGTTTTGATCTGAAATGTTTGTTCTTGCAGGATGTACAGTATGAATCACAATATGAATCTCTTGAATCAATTTACCATATGAAGCATTTTGTGGCAAggtaaatttcaataatatacTTATTGTTGCCAATATACAAGTTATTGAACTCTGCATTAATGAAAGGGCAACATTTATTGTATTTTCAGAAGGGAGTCCCCTTGGAAGGTAGATGGTGAATCAACAGGAGTTTTCTCTAAGCTAAAGTTACTTGAACAGGAATTGCTGAATGTggaaaaaattggtaaaagtgATCTGACTAAGGTTCCCTCAGTAATGAGGAAGCAAGCTAAGAGATATCAGGCTCTTGCTGGGAAGATTGATGACCTATGCAGAAGAATGGTAAGACTTCTCCATCTGTGATTCTATTTTCAGCTGCTCAAATTTTTGCATTATCTTTCAACCTTGACTGCTTTGAGGAACCTTGTTACCTTGCTTGAGCATCATATTAAGATATTTTCACCCCTCAAATGTGCAAGGGGGCTGCATAGTTGCTTTGGGTAGTAATTTTAACCAACTGATTATGCAAGTTCCTCTTGTGAATGCTActatttttgtatatataacTGCGATGTCGTATCATCTGTCTTGCGAGTGGAATAAGCATCCACATGCCACATTCATGTTATCACCTTAATGATCGAATGAACAATACCCTGAGGAATATATTGATCCACTACCATATTTAAGCAAAAATGGCCATgtaaatgccaaaaaaaaaaaaaaattagtaaactGAGACTTAATTTGGGATATCTTGCTGCTTCTTggaaagattttaaaaaaagagagaaaagccGGAGATTTCAGTATCAAAGAAAGTATACAACTGAAAA contains:
- the LOC102607623 gene encoding formin-like protein 14 isoform X1 — encoded protein: MSLLSRFFYKRPPDGLLEFIERVYVFDSCFSTEVVPDGMYQLYLHEILTELHEEFPDSAFLAFNFREGEKQSEFAEILCEYDVTVLDYPRQYEGCPLLPMSLIQHFLRVCEHWLLLGDHQNVILLHSERGGWPLLAFLLASLLIFRKLHSGERRTLEIVHREAPKGFLQLLSPLNPFPSQLRYLQYVARRNITPEWPPPERALSLDCVILRAIPNFDAQNGCRPIIRIFGRNFRSKGGLSTQMIFSMSKKRKTLRHYRQADCDVIKIDIQCLVQGDVVLECVHLDLDPEREVMMFRVMFNTAFIRSNILMLNSENLDILWDSKERYPKGFRAEVLFGDVESISPPRAPTSILNGEEKGGLPIEAFSRVRELFSGVEWVDNSDALWLLKQLSVFSDVKEFTRMQDRGSSYTSPVDSEEENNASSAGDSLDEAFDVFPEPLVDTKKLLLSNAGDSVTSLSKNEGPRDVILVSEPIDQVSNETVLSSLHQQSLVLTEGNPPCFPPSPSSPQSIAPTPPLPPHSSPASASRVIPLPMSAPPPSPPPPPPPPLPSSTNNSFLSPPPPPPPLPSSTNNNFIRPPPPPPPPPCFSSKDFSPMPSETSRGPPPPPPPPPPPGFSGKDSSAVPSTSSIVPPPPPPPPPPTFYGKGSSTMPSTSSIGPPPPPPPPPPSFSGKGSSSLPSTSSIGSPPPPPPPPPSFSGRSSIVPSTTSKGPPPPPPPPAGPNSSKALLSAPPHPAPTSRSSQPSFHPPPPPPPPPPPPPPSSLGKITNKLQLAPTSQPAVPPPPPPLPKSCSTSIPMAPPPPPSIGCKPINAPRPPPPPPPLGPARSGAVLPPPPPAPKLPTAPSPPSRGVMPSPPPPPGVKSSSVPPPPLPSVGKGKVTSGPASHGRGRLNSGVSHAPKKASLKPLHWVKVTRAMQGSLWADSQKQENHSRAPEIDISELESLFSAASDGSGTNKTGVRRGSNINKPEKVQLVELRRAYNCEIMLTKIKIPLPDMMNAVLALDSSALDIDQVENLIKFCPTKEEMELLKNYAGDKVMLGKCEQFFLELMKVPRVESKLRVFAFRISFSMQVDDLRHNLNTINDATREVKESVKLRQIMQTILTLGNALNQGTARGSAVGFKLDSLLKLSDTRARNNKMTLMHYLCKLLAEKMPELLDFDKGLVHLEAASKIQLKALAEEMQAVSKGLEKVEQELTASENDGAISLGFQKALKNFLDTAEAEVRSLISLYSEVGRNADSLSQYFGEDPARCPFEQVTQILVVFVKLFKKSREENERQADAEKKKLEKDAMKERAAANSSAKIDIVKSQLNFQIQK
- the LOC102607623 gene encoding formin-like protein 14 isoform X2, which produces MSLLSRFFYKRPPDGLLEFIERVYVFDSCFSTEVVPDGMYQLYLHEILTELHEEFPDSAFLAFNFREGEKQSEFAEILCEYDVTVLDYPRQYEGCPLLPMSLIQHFLRVCEHWLLLGDHQNVILLHSERGGWPLLAFLLASLLIFRKLHSGERRTLEIVHREAPKGFLQLLSPLNPFPSQLRYLQYVARRNITPEWPPPERALSLDCVILRAIPNFDAQNGCRPIIRIFGRNFRSKGGLSTQMIFSMSKKRKTLRHYRQADCDVIKIDIQCLVQGDVVLECVHLDLDPEREVMMFRVMFNTAFIRSNILMLNSENLDILWDSKERYPKGFRAEVLFGDVESISPPRAPTSILNGEEKGGLPIEAFSRVRELFSGVEWVDNSDALWLLKQLSVFSDVKEFTRMQDRGSSYTSPVDSEEENNASSAGDSLDEAFDVFPEPLVDTKKLLLSNAGDSVTSLSKNEGPRDVILVSEPIDQVSNETVLSSLHQQSLVLTEGNPPCFPPSPSSPQSIAPTPPLPPHSSPASASRVIPLPMSAPPPSPPPPPPPPLPSSTNNSFLSPPPPPPPLPSSTNNNFIRPPPPPPPPPCFSSKDFSPMPSETSRGPPPPPPPPPPPGFSGKDSSAVPSTSSIVPPPPPPPPPPTFYGKGSSTMPSTSSIGPPPPPPPPPPSFSGKGSSSLPSTSSIGSPPPPPPPPPSFSGRSSIVPSTTSKGPPPPPPPPAGPNSSKALLSAPPHPAPTSRSSQPSFHPPPPPPPPPPPPPPSSLGKITNKLQLAPTSQPAVPPPPPPLPKSCSTSIPMAPPPPPSIGCKPINAPRPPPPPPPLGPARSGAVLPPPPPAPKLPTAPSPPSRGVMPSPPPPPGVKSSSVPPPPLPSVGKGKVTSGPASHGRGRLNSGVSHAPKKASLKPLHWVKVTRAMQGSLWADSQKQENHSRAPEIDISELESLFSAASDGSGTNKTGVRRGSNINKPEKVQLNAVLALDSSALDIDQVENLIKFCPTKEEMELLKNYAGDKVMLGKCEQFFLELMKVPRVESKLRVFAFRISFSMQVDDLRHNLNTINDATREVKESVKLRQIMQTILTLGNALNQGTARGSAVGFKLDSLLKLSDTRARNNKMTLMHYLCKLLAEKMPELLDFDKGLVHLEAASKIQLKALAEEMQAVSKGLEKVEQELTASENDGAISLGFQKALKNFLDTAEAEVRSLISLYSEVGRNADSLSQYFGEDPARCPFEQVTQILVVFVKLFKKSREENERQADAEKKKLEKDAMKERAAANSSAKIDIVKSQLNFQIQK